One stretch of Eretmochelys imbricata isolate rEreImb1 chromosome 1, rEreImb1.hap1, whole genome shotgun sequence DNA includes these proteins:
- the LOC144277716 gene encoding olfactory receptor 52H1-like translates to MSDSNTTDFTNPSTFILLGIPGLEMVHVWISIPFSTVYAIAILGNFVILFIVKREPSLHGPMYYFLCMLAVTDLVLSTSILPKTLSIFWFNSREIDFSACLTQLYFIHSFLVIESGILVAMALDRFVAICHPLRHSTILTNLMVAKIGLAVMLRGGIIVLPYLLLARRWPYCRTNIIPHTHCEHMAVVKLACADIHVNTYYGLSVVFSVICVDVFLIAMSYTQILRAIFSLPTKDARLKAFGTCGSHLCVILIFYVSALFSSLMHRFGHNVSLHFHVLISSGYLLVPPMLNPIIYGVRTKQIRSRVLRLFAHKGT, encoded by the coding sequence atgtcagattccaacacaaccgacttcaccaacccctccaccttcatcctgctgggcattcctggcctggagatGGTCCacgtctggatctccatccccttctccaCCGTATACGCcatagccatcttggggaacttcGTTATTCTGTTCATTGTAAAGAGGGAGCCgagcctccatgggcccatgtactatttcctctgcatgctggctgtcacTGACTTGGTTCTGTCCACATCGATCCTGCCCAAAAcactgagcatcttctggttcaattccagggagatcgatttcagtgcctgcctcacccagctgTACTTCATTCACTCTTTCTTAGTCATAGAGTCTGGGATCCTAGTGGCCATGGCTTTGGATCGTTTCGTGGCCATCTGCCATCCactgagacattccaccatcctgacaaaccTCATGGTGGCCAAGATTGGCCTGGCTGTGATGCTACGTGGTGGCATAATCGTACTGCCCTATCTCCTCCTGGCGAGgcggtggccatattgcagaaccaacatcatcccccACACGCACTGCGAGCACATGGccgtggtgaagctggcctgcgcCGACATCCACGTCAATACATACTACGGCCTCTCTGTGGTATTCTCTGTGATCTGTGTGGATGTGTTTCTTATTGCTATGTCctatacccagatcctcagggccatcttcagcctccccacaaaggatgcCCGGCTCAAGGCTTTTGGGACCTGCggctcccacctctgtgtcaTCTTAATCTTTTATGTCTCagctctcttctcctctctcatGCACCGGTTTGGCCACAATGTTTCCCTGCATTTCCACGTGCTGATTTCCAGCGGGtacctcctggtgccccccatgctaaaccccatcatttACGGGGTAAGGACCAAACAGATCAGAAGCAGGGTGCTCCGGCTCTTTGCTCATAAAGGGACCTAA